Proteins from a genomic interval of Thermoanaerobacterium thermosaccharolyticum DSM 571:
- a CDS encoding peptidoglycan D,D-transpeptidase FtsI family protein, translating to MLNSMNRNIKILFAVFSILFLSLIAYLSYFQLYEKNKLITSSYSVYNKRLIEQEKKILRGSIYDRNGNVLAKSTIVNGEQIRQYLDGVPFANIIGYSRRIYQQGSTGIENTYDRELLGMINTDPMTFLRETVLGKSQTGDDVVLTVDKRLQDLAYNLLGGRKGAVVALNPKTGEVLALVSSPSYDPNTLGEKWNSTMNSPDHLVLNRATQGLYPPGSIFKIVTASAALTYKPDIYNQVFNDIGYVIVDGNKITNYDNIAYGTIGFQKAFYVSSNTTFVKIGLQVGRSDLESMANKYGLNDSVPFDIPVEKNQFPSIPLINGKVQLAESSIGQGKTLVTPLTMALMASAPANGGVIMKPYLMDYVKNPVTGEILEKTMPEKYLNPISKDVADKIKQLMIGVVQQGTGTAAQIPGITVAGKTGTAENPQGQAHAWFVGFAPAENPKIVVAVIVENGGAGGAVAAPIAREIMRAYLGY from the coding sequence ATGTTGAACAGTATGAACCGCAACATTAAAATACTTTTTGCGGTCTTTTCAATTCTATTTTTAAGCCTTATAGCATATCTATCGTATTTCCAACTGTATGAAAAGAACAAGCTTATAACTAGTTCATATAGTGTATACAACAAAAGACTCATTGAACAGGAAAAGAAGATTCTACGAGGCAGTATTTATGATAGAAATGGCAATGTGCTGGCAAAAAGCACTATTGTAAATGGTGAGCAGATAAGGCAGTATCTTGATGGTGTTCCATTTGCAAATATAATTGGCTACAGCCGGAGGATATATCAACAGGGCAGTACAGGGATAGAAAACACATATGATAGAGAGCTTCTTGGAATGATAAATACAGATCCGATGACATTTTTGAGGGAGACTGTTTTAGGGAAAAGCCAAACTGGTGATGATGTTGTGTTGACTGTGGATAAGAGATTGCAGGATTTGGCTTACAATTTACTAGGCGGCAGAAAAGGTGCTGTGGTTGCGCTAAATCCTAAGACAGGTGAAGTTCTTGCTTTGGTATCATCACCGTCATACGATCCAAACACGCTTGGAGAAAAGTGGAATAGTACCATGAATAGTCCTGATCATCTAGTGCTTAACAGAGCGACACAGGGACTGTATCCGCCTGGTTCAATATTCAAAATTGTAACTGCATCTGCAGCTTTGACATATAAGCCTGACATTTATAATCAAGTATTTAATGATATAGGTTATGTAATTGTTGATGGAAATAAAATAACCAATTATGATAATATAGCATATGGAACGATAGGATTTCAGAAAGCTTTTTACGTTTCTTCAAATACAACATTCGTTAAAATTGGACTTCAGGTGGGAAGATCAGATCTTGAGTCTATGGCAAATAAATATGGGTTAAACGATAGTGTTCCATTTGATATACCTGTTGAAAAAAATCAGTTTCCGTCAATTCCTTTAATAAATGGGAAAGTTCAATTGGCAGAAAGTTCTATAGGACAGGGTAAAACATTAGTTACGCCGTTGACGATGGCATTGATGGCATCTGCACCTGCCAACGGTGGAGTAATAATGAAGCCATATTTGATGGACTACGTTAAAAACCCCGTTACGGGAGAGATACTTGAAAAGACGATGCCAGAAAAATATTTGAATCCGATAAGTAAAGATGTGGCAGATAAGATAAAGCAGCTTATGATAGGCGTTGTGCAACAAGGCACGGGCACAGCGGCACAGATACCGGGTATAACAGTTGCAGGAAAGACCGGCACTGCTGAAAATCCACAAGGACAGGCACATGCTTGGTTTGTAGGATTTGCACCTGCAGAAAATCCTAAAATTGTTGTTGCTGTCATAGTTGAAAATGGAGGTGCTGGCGGAGCTGTTGCAGCACCTATTGCTAGGGAAATAATGAGAGCATATTTGGGATATTGA
- a CDS encoding biotin--[acetyl-CoA-carboxylase] ligase: MLKNDILSILKANKGKHISGQELCEMLNVSRTAVWKCINELKSDGYIIESKHKSGYLLMEEPDIIDYMEISPYLKAEFIGRNYLHFESISSTNDYAKEIAPSATDGTAIVAEEQTSGRGRMGRHWVSNKGQGIWLSMILKPNLSPNEAVKLTQVAAVAVVDSIKEIADIRSGIKWPNDIVINSKKVCGILTEMNGEIDRVNFIVIGIGINVNVQNFPEDLCGKATSLSIETGKILDRKPLTASILNNFEKYYRIFLINGFSSIRNLCKEYSLTLNKDVKVIINNNECIGRAVDIDDDGNLIVVFKNGEKKTIASGDVSVRGLLGYV; this comes from the coding sequence TTGTTAAAAAATGATATCTTATCAATTTTAAAAGCAAATAAAGGCAAACATATATCAGGTCAAGAATTATGCGAAATGCTAAACGTGTCTCGAACGGCAGTGTGGAAATGCATAAATGAATTGAAATCGGATGGTTACATCATAGAGTCGAAACACAAATCTGGATATCTTTTGATGGAAGAACCCGATATCATAGATTATATGGAAATTTCTCCATATTTAAAAGCAGAATTCATAGGCAGAAATTATTTACACTTTGAAAGCATATCATCCACAAATGATTATGCAAAAGAAATTGCACCAAGCGCCACAGACGGTACAGCGATTGTTGCAGAAGAACAAACATCGGGAAGAGGCCGCATGGGAAGGCACTGGGTTTCAAATAAAGGACAAGGAATATGGCTGTCTATGATTCTTAAGCCGAACTTAAGTCCTAATGAAGCAGTCAAGCTGACGCAAGTTGCAGCAGTGGCTGTCGTAGACTCCATCAAAGAAATAGCTGATATAAGATCTGGCATAAAATGGCCAAATGATATAGTAATAAACAGTAAAAAGGTTTGTGGAATACTTACAGAAATGAATGGGGAAATAGATCGAGTAAATTTCATAGTAATTGGAATCGGTATAAATGTAAATGTACAAAATTTTCCAGAAGATTTGTGTGGCAAGGCAACATCCCTCTCTATTGAAACAGGCAAAATTCTAGATAGAAAGCCTCTGACAGCATCGATACTTAATAATTTTGAAAAATACTATAGGATATTTTTAATAAATGGATTTTCATCTATACGAAATTTATGCAAAGAATATTCATTGACGCTAAACAAAGATGTAAAAGTAATAATAAACAACAATGAATGCATAGGACGTGCTGTTGATATCGACGATGACGGCAATCTAATTGTTGTATTTAAAAATGGTGAGAAAAAAACTATTGCATCCGGCGACGTCTCCGTCAGAGGTTTGCTTGGTTACGTTTGA
- the uvrC gene encoding excinuclease ABC subunit UvrC — MVNIEEKLKLLPEKPGVYIMKDSSGKIIYVGKAVILKNRVRQYFQNPANQIPKVRTMVRHIADFEYIVTDTELEALILECNLIKKHKPKYNILLKDDKNYPYIKITVNEDYPRILFTRRLEMDGAKYFGPYSSAFAVRETIKLLRHMFPLRSCNRNIEKDIGKCRECLYYHIGLCSAPCIGQISKDDYMKLVDDALMFLEGKHDVLLKKLKEEMEKASQNMEFEKAAKLRDQIYGIEKTSEKQKIISTSGEDQDVISMARSADDACIQVFFIRGGKVSGREHYFMKNTDEMNRSDIMSSFIKQFYDGAPYIPKEIITDVDMDEKHVLAEWLSNKRGNKVVISIPSKGKKKELVDMVYENALESLKSDINLKMKRQKSDAVSELSKLLGLEYAERIEAFDISNIRGTDNVASMVVFVDGKPHKSSYRKFNIKTVEGQDDYGSMREVILRRIKHGIEERKLIDDGELQEDKAKFHIMPDLILVDGGLGHVNTAKEVLRELNVDIPVYGMVKDSKHRTRGLVSTDGEIDMPMTGRAFRLVAEIQDEAHRFAITFHKETKSKKLRSDLLNIPGIGEKRMKALFEAFKTIDDIKNATVEELKKVEGMNEKAANAVYDYFRSD, encoded by the coding sequence ATGGTTAATATTGAGGAAAAATTGAAGTTGCTGCCGGAAAAACCCGGCGTTTATATAATGAAAGATTCAAGCGGAAAGATTATCTATGTAGGAAAAGCTGTAATTTTAAAAAATCGAGTAAGACAGTATTTTCAAAATCCGGCAAACCAGATTCCAAAGGTCAGAACAATGGTGAGGCATATTGCTGATTTTGAATACATTGTAACAGATACAGAGCTTGAAGCACTCATATTGGAATGCAATTTGATAAAAAAACATAAGCCTAAGTACAACATATTATTAAAAGATGACAAAAATTATCCGTATATAAAGATAACCGTAAATGAAGATTATCCGAGAATACTCTTTACAAGAAGACTTGAAATGGATGGTGCCAAATATTTTGGACCCTACAGCAGTGCCTTTGCAGTTCGTGAGACTATAAAACTTTTAAGGCACATGTTTCCACTTAGATCGTGCAATAGAAATATAGAAAAAGATATTGGCAAATGCAGAGAGTGTTTATATTATCACATTGGATTGTGTTCTGCTCCATGTATAGGACAAATATCAAAAGATGATTATATGAAATTGGTAGATGATGCTTTAATGTTTCTAGAAGGCAAACACGATGTACTGCTTAAAAAATTGAAAGAAGAAATGGAAAAGGCCTCGCAAAACATGGAATTCGAAAAAGCCGCAAAGCTTAGAGATCAGATATACGGCATTGAGAAGACGTCTGAAAAACAGAAGATAATTTCTACATCAGGTGAGGATCAGGACGTTATATCAATGGCTAGAAGTGCAGATGACGCTTGCATTCAGGTGTTTTTCATAAGGGGTGGAAAAGTAAGCGGAAGAGAGCACTACTTCATGAAAAATACCGATGAGATGAATAGAAGTGATATAATGTCATCGTTTATCAAACAATTTTACGACGGTGCACCTTATATACCAAAGGAAATAATAACAGACGTTGATATGGATGAAAAACATGTCTTAGCGGAATGGCTGTCAAATAAAAGAGGAAACAAAGTTGTGATTTCGATCCCATCAAAAGGAAAGAAAAAAGAACTTGTTGATATGGTTTATGAAAATGCTCTTGAATCGTTGAAAAGTGACATCAATTTAAAGATGAAAAGGCAAAAGAGTGATGCCGTATCAGAGCTATCCAAATTGCTTGGTCTAGAATATGCAGAGAGAATTGAAGCTTTTGACATCTCAAATATAAGAGGGACTGATAATGTTGCATCTATGGTTGTATTTGTTGACGGGAAACCCCACAAATCGTCATATCGGAAATTCAACATAAAGACCGTTGAAGGTCAGGACGATTATGGAAGCATGAGGGAAGTCATTTTAAGAAGGATAAAACATGGAATAGAGGAGCGAAAATTGATTGATGATGGAGAGCTTCAAGAGGATAAAGCTAAGTTCCATATAATGCCTGACTTGATACTTGTTGATGGTGGACTTGGCCATGTCAATACGGCAAAAGAGGTGTTACGTGAATTAAATGTGGATATACCTGTGTATGGAATGGTGAAGGATTCAAAACACAGAACAAGAGGCTTAGTATCTACTGATGGTGAAATAGATATGCCTATGACAGGAAGAGCTTTTAGACTTGTTGCAGAAATACAAGACGAAGCACATAGGTTTGCTATAACATTTCATAAGGAAACGAAAAGTAAAAAATTAAGAAGTGATCTTTTAAATATCCCAGGCATTGGAGAAAAACGCATGAAAGCTTTATTTGAGGCGTTTAAGACGATAGATGACATTAAAAATGCTACAGTTGAAGAACTTAAAAAAGTTGAAGGGATGAATGAAAAAGCAGCAAATGCCGTCTATGATTATTTTAGAAGCGATTGA
- a CDS encoding FHA domain-containing protein — protein sequence MYQLAANILKYVLLLLIYLFLYRVFKIIYLDIKGVRREREVTKAKLVSLSGMGSFNLFEVTTIGRADDCDIVVENPYVSSKHAMIRKKGKKFVIQDLNSTNGTYVNGKRVKNIARIKNNDVIKFGNEEYRFLI from the coding sequence ATGTATCAACTGGCAGCAAATATATTAAAATATGTATTATTACTGCTTATATATCTATTTTTGTACAGAGTTTTTAAAATTATATATCTTGATATAAAAGGCGTAAGAAGAGAGAGGGAAGTGACAAAGGCAAAACTGGTGTCACTTTCTGGCATGGGCAGCTTTAACCTGTTTGAGGTGACTACGATAGGAAGAGCTGATGACTGTGACATTGTCGTTGAGAATCCTTACGTTTCCAGTAAACATGCCATGATAAGGAAGAAAGGTAAAAAATTCGTCATACAAGATTTGAATAGCACCAATGGCACATATGTAAATGGAAAGCGTGTCAAAAATATAGCTAGGATTAAAAACAATGATGTAATAAAATTTGGCAATGAAGAGTACAGATTTTTGATTTAA
- a CDS encoding FtsW/RodA/SpoVE family cell cycle protein: MEEYVKTGSKAMKDIFLIFVIAFMLLFIYHKPKGFDTIYFTLAFLPLIYIVYYLHVRLFPMGEIQLIILSSFLAEMGLIMIYRVAPDLILKQIAWIFIGFILYFVSSYACKYYDFFYKVKYGNYVYLAISFILLFSTFVLGKEIGGSKNWLTFGSISVQPSEIVKIIYIIFLARYLKDNKTAKDIIKVGAITIVIVGILVIEKDLGTALLFYLTTTFMIFAATSSLLYTAASVAFLGFGGVISYFLFNHVRVRIQAWLNPWMDVPGKTYQIAQSLFAIGAGGFFGTGLGMGHPEYIPVVASDFIFSAISEEFGMLGSVAIILVYFVIMYRGIKVALDAKDDFGALIAVGLTSMFSLQVFTIIGGVIKFIPLTGVTLPFVSYGGSSMVMSFITLGMLNGIAVREDEDVEQYEPQH, from the coding sequence ATGGAAGAATATGTTAAGACAGGCTCAAAGGCTATGAAAGATATCTTTTTGATATTCGTAATAGCGTTTATGCTGCTCTTTATATATCATAAGCCAAAAGGCTTTGACACCATATACTTTACATTAGCTTTTTTGCCGTTAATTTACATTGTATATTATTTACATGTCAGGTTATTTCCAATGGGAGAAATTCAGCTTATAATTTTAAGCTCTTTTCTGGCAGAGATGGGCCTTATAATGATATACAGAGTAGCGCCGGATTTGATTTTAAAACAGATTGCGTGGATTTTTATTGGTTTCATACTGTATTTTGTTTCATCTTACGCTTGCAAATACTATGACTTCTTCTACAAAGTCAAATATGGAAATTATGTGTACTTGGCAATATCATTTATATTGCTATTTTCTACGTTTGTATTAGGTAAAGAAATTGGAGGTTCTAAAAACTGGCTTACTTTTGGCTCCATTTCAGTGCAGCCGTCGGAAATTGTAAAGATAATATATATAATTTTTCTTGCAAGGTATTTAAAGGATAATAAAACTGCAAAAGACATAATTAAAGTTGGCGCAATAACAATCGTTATTGTTGGGATTTTAGTCATAGAAAAAGATCTCGGTACTGCCCTTTTGTTTTATCTTACCACAACATTTATGATATTTGCTGCAACGTCAAGCCTTTTGTACACTGCAGCAAGCGTTGCTTTTCTTGGATTTGGCGGAGTAATTTCATATTTTCTTTTCAACCATGTTCGCGTGAGGATCCAGGCATGGCTAAATCCATGGATGGATGTTCCTGGAAAGACGTATCAGATAGCTCAATCGCTTTTTGCAATTGGTGCAGGAGGTTTTTTCGGTACCGGTCTTGGAATGGGGCATCCTGAATATATTCCTGTTGTCGCCAGTGACTTTATTTTTTCTGCTATCAGCGAAGAATTTGGGATGTTGGGTTCCGTTGCAATAATTCTAGTGTATTTCGTAATCATGTATAGGGGCATAAAAGTTGCACTTGATGCCAAAGACGACTTCGGCGCATTAATTGCGGTAGGACTTACAAGCATGTTTAGCTTGCAGGTTTTTACTATTATAGGCGGCGTCATTAAGTTCATACCACTTACAGGTGTAACACTGCCTTTTGTAAGCTACGGAGGTAGTTCAATGGTAATGAGTTTCATCACATTGGGTATGTTGAATGGTATCGCAGTAAGAGAGGATGAGGATGTTGAACAGTATGAACCGCAACATTAA
- the licT gene encoding BglG family transcription antiterminator LicT, translating into MIIEKIFNSNAIVARDSDDRELVVMGRGIGFKKSAGEMIDETLIEKTFILKQNDASEKFKLLLEDIPTEYVSICYDIIEYAKNMLNTKLNDYIYVTLTDHIYNAIKMFDEGLENPNPLIWEIKKFYPKEFQIGLKALEFIEDELNKKLPDDEAGNIALHLINAQINSSFNKVENVAEQTKKIHDILNIVMYTYGITLDEKSISYERFITHLRFFFQRLNKKEQLKEVDDYLFKKVKTKYKKAYDCMLKIEKYLETELSNEEKLYLTLHIQRVTQT; encoded by the coding sequence ATGATAATAGAAAAGATATTTAATAGCAATGCCATAGTAGCCAGGGATTCAGATGATCGTGAGTTAGTTGTTATGGGGCGTGGAATTGGATTTAAAAAGAGTGCTGGCGAGATGATAGACGAAACTTTAATTGAGAAAACGTTCATACTTAAACAAAATGATGCTTCAGAAAAATTTAAATTATTGTTAGAGGATATTCCCACTGAATACGTTTCGATATGCTATGACATTATTGAATATGCAAAAAATATGCTAAATACAAAACTAAATGATTATATATACGTTACCCTCACTGATCATATTTACAATGCTATTAAAATGTTTGATGAAGGTTTAGAAAATCCCAACCCATTGATTTGGGAAATTAAAAAATTTTACCCTAAGGAATTTCAAATTGGATTAAAAGCATTGGAGTTTATTGAAGATGAGTTAAATAAAAAGCTTCCAGATGATGAGGCTGGCAATATAGCTCTTCATTTAATAAATGCACAGATAAACAGCTCATTCAATAAAGTGGAAAATGTAGCTGAACAAACAAAAAAAATACATGACATTTTAAATATTGTTATGTATACCTATGGCATCACACTAGACGAAAAATCTATCAGCTATGAAAGATTTATTACTCATTTAAGATTTTTCTTCCAAAGGCTGAATAAAAAAGAACAGTTGAAGGAAGTGGATGATTATCTATTTAAAAAAGTAAAGACAAAGTATAAAAAAGCTTACGATTGTATGCTTAAGATAGAAAAATATTTAGAAACTGAGCTATCAAATGAGGAAAAACTATATTTAACTCTTCATATTCAGCGTGTTACTCAAACATAA
- a CDS encoding beta-glucoside-specific PTS transporter subunit IIABC produces the protein MKYEKLAKDIIKNVGGKENVISLTHCVTRLRFKLKDESKANTEALKKMDGIVTVVNSGGQYQVVIGNHVPDVYADVVAIGGFQTEGTEEAASSEKKNLFNSFIDTISGVFAPTLGVLAATGMIKGLNALFVALHLLTATSGTYQILNAIGDSFFYFFPIFLGFTAAKKFNANQFVGMTLGAILVYPTFASIMAGKPLYTLFNGTAIQSPVYLTFLGIPVILMNYSSSVIPIILTVYAGAKIEKFFKKVIPDVVKTFLVPFFTLLVVAPLALIVIGPIATWAGKLLGALTIAIYNLNPTIAGLFMGAFGQVFVIFGLHWGLMPIVFNNLSVLHYDIILPLTFATTFAQTGVVLAVLVKTKNPKLRSIAIPAFVSGIFGVTEPAIYGVTLPHKKPFVLSCIAASIGGGISGFMRSKLYMLGGAGIFEIPSFISPKGIDTGFYGAIISIVVGFVLGFILMLFSGLKDEESKEENKEVTSGDILIKQETVVSPLKGEVKALSEIKDEAFSKGVLGKGVAIEPTEGRLVAPVDGTITTLFPTGHALGITSDKGTEILIHIGMDTVQLEGKYFHAKVKQGDNVKAGQVLIEFDIDAIKKEGYSLTTPIVITNSNNYLDVIETDKKTVNYKDDLLTVMI, from the coding sequence ATGAAGTATGAAAAATTAGCCAAAGACATTATAAAAAATGTTGGCGGCAAAGAGAATGTAATTAGTTTAACCCACTGTGTTACACGTCTTCGCTTTAAACTAAAGGACGAAAGCAAGGCAAATACAGAAGCCCTTAAAAAAATGGATGGTATTGTTACCGTTGTAAATAGCGGTGGGCAATATCAGGTTGTTATAGGAAACCATGTACCAGATGTATATGCTGATGTTGTTGCTATAGGAGGTTTTCAGACAGAAGGTACAGAGGAAGCAGCCTCAAGTGAAAAGAAAAATTTATTTAACAGTTTCATTGATACCATTTCAGGTGTATTTGCGCCAACGCTTGGTGTACTTGCCGCAACAGGCATGATAAAAGGCTTAAATGCATTATTTGTGGCTTTACATCTTCTAACTGCTACTTCAGGAACTTATCAGATTTTAAATGCCATAGGAGACAGCTTTTTTTACTTCTTCCCAATATTCCTTGGCTTTACAGCTGCTAAGAAGTTTAATGCCAATCAGTTTGTTGGCATGACGCTGGGTGCAATACTTGTTTATCCAACGTTTGCTAGTATAATGGCAGGAAAGCCTTTGTACACATTATTTAATGGAACGGCAATTCAATCACCTGTGTATTTAACTTTCTTAGGTATTCCTGTTATATTAATGAATTACTCATCAAGCGTTATTCCTATTATATTAACCGTATATGCAGGAGCTAAAATTGAGAAATTTTTTAAAAAAGTAATACCTGATGTAGTTAAAACATTCTTAGTGCCGTTCTTTACACTTTTAGTAGTTGCTCCTTTAGCTTTAATAGTTATAGGACCTATAGCAACTTGGGCAGGTAAATTACTTGGCGCATTAACGATTGCTATATACAACTTAAACCCGACCATTGCAGGATTATTTATGGGTGCTTTTGGGCAAGTGTTTGTTATATTTGGGTTACACTGGGGATTAATGCCAATAGTGTTCAACAATTTATCAGTACTTCATTATGATATAATTCTTCCACTAACGTTTGCAACTACTTTTGCTCAAACAGGTGTAGTATTAGCTGTATTAGTTAAAACTAAGAATCCTAAATTAAGATCAATAGCAATACCGGCATTTGTTTCAGGGATTTTCGGTGTTACAGAACCAGCAATATATGGTGTTACATTGCCTCATAAAAAACCGTTTGTACTAAGCTGTATAGCAGCATCAATAGGTGGCGGTATATCAGGATTTATGAGATCTAAGCTATATATGCTAGGGGGAGCTGGTATTTTTGAAATTCCAAGCTTTATTAGCCCAAAAGGAATTGACACTGGATTCTATGGTGCAATTATTTCCATAGTGGTAGGGTTTGTATTAGGTTTCATATTAATGCTCTTCAGTGGTCTTAAAGATGAAGAATCTAAAGAAGAAAATAAGGAGGTAACCAGCGGAGATATATTAATAAAGCAAGAAACTGTAGTTAGCCCATTAAAAGGAGAAGTCAAAGCCTTATCAGAAATAAAGGACGAGGCTTTTTCAAAAGGTGTACTAGGAAAAGGCGTTGCAATCGAACCAACAGAAGGCAGGTTAGTTGCACCGGTAGATGGAACTATAACAACTTTATTCCCAACTGGCCATGCTTTAGGAATTACAAGCGATAAAGGTACAGAAATTTTAATTCATATTGGTATGGATACAGTTCAATTGGAAGGGAAATATTTTCATGCTAAAGTAAAACAAGGTGATAATGTAAAGGCAGGTCAGGTACTGATAGAATTCGATATTGATGCTATAAAGAAGGAAGGTTATTCTTTAACAACACCTATAGTGATTACAAATTCAAATAATTACTTGGATGTTATTGAAACAGATAAAAAGACTGTCAACTATAAAGATGATTTATTAACAGTGATGATCTAG